The following coding sequences lie in one Changpingibacter yushuensis genomic window:
- a CDS encoding energy-coupling factor ABC transporter ATP-binding protein, translating into MNLDLGERRIALIGANGSGKSTLLKLINGLLAPTEGEVSVDGRDVSRHSKEIRRELGYVFTDPLAQLVMTTPLDDLELSLRAIIRNKAERRDRALAILEDRGLDHLAHQSIYDLSGGERQLVSLSTVLAAGPRVLLADEPTTLLDLRNRYLLHEALLGIEQQLIVATHDVDLAAQMDRVIVIDDGVVISDGPPAQMIPAYERCMLPGRRWARTGRASKGVIEELASLPEPGPTRHSTRGLHPDEGSV; encoded by the coding sequence GTGAACCTAGATCTTGGGGAACGCCGAATCGCACTCATCGGCGCGAACGGATCGGGAAAGTCCACCCTCCTCAAGTTGATCAACGGACTCCTTGCGCCCACTGAAGGCGAGGTCAGCGTAGACGGACGTGACGTATCGCGCCACAGCAAAGAGATCCGTAGGGAACTCGGATATGTCTTCACTGATCCTCTTGCGCAACTGGTGATGACCACACCGCTGGATGACCTCGAGTTGAGCCTGCGGGCCATCATTCGCAACAAGGCTGAACGGCGTGATCGTGCGCTTGCGATTCTCGAGGATCGCGGCCTGGACCACCTCGCTCACCAAAGCATCTATGACCTATCCGGGGGAGAGAGGCAGTTGGTTTCGCTCTCCACCGTCCTTGCTGCTGGCCCACGCGTCCTCCTCGCAGACGAACCCACCACTCTCCTTGACCTGCGCAACCGCTATCTGCTTCACGAGGCGCTCCTAGGAATCGAGCAGCAGCTCATTGTTGCCACCCACGATGTGGATCTAGCGGCACAGATGGACAGAGTGATCGTGATCGACGACGGCGTAGTGATATCAGATGGTCCACCCGCCCAGATGATTCCCGCGTACGAACGCTGCATGCTGCCGGGCAGAAGGTGGGCCAGAACAGGCCGTGCATCGAAGGGTGTGATCGAAGAGCTGGCGAGTCTGCCAGAGCCCGGGCCCACACGGCATTCGACCAGAGGGCTACACCCCGACGAGGGGAGTGTGTGA
- a CDS encoding biotin transporter BioY, whose protein sequence is MRRSTDVALIAVFAAMIAACAVIPGFTIGPVPFVVTIVIVLLAPLVLGAWQGMLANALYVLAGLFGLPVFAGGASGPAVLLGPTGGYLVGYILGSFVVGVLAAQVLRREVSGPRAAIGLMAAAVAGVVVIHAAGVAGLVINAGMSPSAAALTTIGFFPLDVLKAGIAGFVAVTVLHAFPRLIPAAA, encoded by the coding sequence ATGAGACGAAGCACAGATGTAGCCCTTATCGCCGTCTTTGCAGCCATGATCGCCGCGTGCGCGGTGATCCCGGGCTTCACAATTGGCCCAGTTCCCTTCGTGGTCACGATCGTGATTGTGTTGCTTGCCCCATTGGTGCTCGGGGCATGGCAGGGAATGCTTGCCAACGCGCTCTACGTCCTAGCAGGGCTTTTTGGGCTACCCGTTTTTGCGGGAGGTGCAAGTGGCCCAGCTGTGCTGCTCGGACCAACGGGGGGATACCTCGTGGGATATATTCTTGGCTCATTTGTGGTTGGTGTTCTCGCGGCGCAGGTGCTGCGCCGCGAGGTTTCCGGCCCGCGCGCAGCGATAGGACTTATGGCGGCAGCGGTGGCAGGCGTGGTGGTCATTCATGCCGCGGGTGTGGCGGGGCTGGTGATCAATGCAGGCATGAGCCCCAGCGCAGCCGCGTTGACAACCATCGGGTTCTTTCCGCTTGATGTCCTCAAAGCTGGCATCGCCGGGTTTGTGGCAGTCACGGTGCTGCATGCCTTCCCGCGCCTCATTCCTGCCGCCGCATGA
- a CDS encoding metallopeptidase family protein has translation MVEISEENFEELVSEALDALPEDMVGGLDNVVFMLEDRNEDGQELLGLYEGFAVTDRGEYGYGEMPDRIIIYREAHAKICATLSELREEVHVTLVHEIAHYYGIDDDRLHDLGWG, from the coding sequence ATGGTGGAAATCTCGGAAGAAAACTTTGAGGAGTTGGTTTCTGAGGCCCTCGACGCCCTGCCTGAAGACATGGTGGGTGGACTTGACAACGTGGTGTTCATGCTGGAAGACCGCAACGAGGATGGGCAGGAGCTGCTGGGACTCTACGAGGGTTTCGCGGTGACCGATCGTGGGGAGTATGGATATGGCGAAATGCCTGATCGGATCATCATCTATCGTGAGGCGCACGCAAAGATCTGTGCGACTTTGAGTGAACTGCGTGAAGAGGTTCATGTCACCTTGGTTCACGAGATCGCTCATTATTACGGGATCGACGACGATCGCCTTCACGATCTTGGCTGGGGCTGA
- a CDS encoding transporter substrate-binding domain-containing protein, whose protein sequence is MSRSSRTNRFAAIGATLIASALALSGCSSDSSADSASSSDDAAGRTVEEIQSAGTVRLGVFTDKAPFGSVDSDGNYVGYDIEYGERIAKDLGVEIEWVPVDASARVEYLQSDKVDVILANFTVTDERAEQVDFADPYLQVSLGVASPVGSEITDESQLADANIIVVKGTTAETYVDENYPDANVTKYEQYTEATNALIDGRGDAWVTDNTEALAWTGSHDGFATGITKLGTPDTIAAAVQKGNSSLLAWLNDELVTLNDEGFFLQDYQDTLLPVYGDDVDPEDLLISNN, encoded by the coding sequence ATGTCTCGCTCATCCCGTACAAACCGCTTCGCGGCCATCGGTGCCACACTCATTGCATCTGCTCTGGCACTCTCTGGTTGCTCCAGCGACTCCAGCGCGGACTCAGCATCAAGTTCCGATGATGCAGCTGGCCGCACAGTCGAAGAGATTCAGTCCGCCGGCACAGTTCGGCTTGGAGTCTTCACCGATAAGGCGCCATTTGGTTCCGTCGACTCAGATGGAAACTACGTTGGATACGATATCGAGTACGGCGAGCGCATCGCCAAGGACCTCGGTGTTGAGATCGAATGGGTGCCAGTTGATGCTTCCGCTCGCGTGGAATACCTTCAGTCAGACAAGGTTGACGTAATTCTTGCGAACTTCACCGTGACCGACGAACGTGCCGAGCAAGTTGATTTCGCTGATCCTTACCTACAGGTTTCCCTCGGAGTTGCTTCACCAGTCGGCTCGGAGATTACAGACGAGTCCCAGCTGGCCGATGCCAACATCATCGTGGTCAAGGGAACCACTGCAGAAACATACGTAGATGAGAACTACCCGGACGCCAACGTCACGAAGTACGAACAGTACACCGAAGCCACCAACGCCCTCATCGACGGCCGTGGTGATGCATGGGTCACTGACAACACCGAGGCCCTTGCGTGGACTGGATCCCACGACGGTTTCGCCACTGGCATCACCAAGCTAGGAACACCGGACACGATCGCTGCTGCAGTTCAGAAGGGCAACTCGTCCCTCTTGGCTTGGTTGAACGATGAGCTGGTTACGCTCAATGATGAAGGTTTCTTCCTTCAGGATTACCAGGACACCCTTCTTCCGGTGTATGGCGACGACGTCGACCCCGAGGACCTTCTCATTTCCAACAACTAA
- a CDS encoding amino acid ABC transporter permease gives MDVTVIAEYFPLYVEAAGLTLRIAFFGIVYSLAVGLVASLIQYLRIPVARQIVDVYVELSRNTPLLVQLFFIYFGLPKLGIVWSAEACAVIGLTFLGGSYMAEAFRSGLESIESIQMESALSLGMKTRTAIRYVVFPQAFAVAMPGLTANVIFLIKETSVVSVVALPDLVYVTKDLIGMDYNTWTALWMLVAFYLVILLPISLAAAYLERKVRHGRFGD, from the coding sequence GTGGACGTAACAGTCATCGCTGAATACTTCCCCCTCTATGTGGAGGCTGCCGGGCTGACCCTTCGAATCGCTTTCTTCGGCATTGTGTACTCACTTGCCGTCGGACTCGTTGCCAGCCTTATCCAGTACCTGCGCATACCTGTAGCGCGGCAGATTGTTGACGTCTATGTTGAGCTGTCCCGCAACACTCCGTTGCTCGTTCAGCTCTTTTTCATCTATTTTGGCCTGCCCAAACTTGGCATCGTGTGGTCCGCAGAAGCCTGCGCCGTAATTGGACTTACTTTCCTCGGCGGCTCGTACATGGCGGAGGCATTTCGCAGCGGACTCGAATCCATCGAGTCTATTCAAATGGAATCCGCACTCAGCCTCGGCATGAAGACTCGCACTGCCATCCGCTACGTGGTGTTTCCTCAGGCATTCGCAGTGGCGATGCCAGGCCTAACGGCGAACGTCATCTTCCTCATCAAGGAGACGTCGGTAGTTTCGGTCGTGGCGCTACCCGACCTCGTATACGTCACGAAGGATCTCATCGGGATGGATTACAACACGTGGACCGCGCTGTGGATGCTCGTGGCGTTCTATCTGGTCATTCTGCTGCCGATCTCACTCGCAGCTGCCTATCTGGAGAGGAAGGTGCGCCATGGCCGATTTGGGGATTAG
- a CDS encoding amino acid ABC transporter permease has protein sequence MADLGISVLFEGSNFLRLLGGLWTTVWIAGLSLILGSIIGVFVGIAMLSKNRVVRVLMRIYLDFIRIMPQLVLLFLVYFGLARVASINLSGAASAVVVFTLWGAAEMGDLVRGALISIPRHQYESAEALGMNHAQTYRSVILPQAVRHLLPFSINLATRMIKTTTLIALIGVIEALKVGQQIIDANRFDYPDAALWIYGVIFLAYFLICFPLSLGARRLEKKWAN, from the coding sequence ATGGCCGATTTGGGGATTAGTGTGCTCTTCGAAGGCTCCAACTTCCTCCGGTTGCTTGGTGGCCTCTGGACCACAGTGTGGATCGCTGGGCTATCGCTCATACTCGGCTCCATCATTGGCGTATTCGTTGGCATTGCAATGCTTTCGAAGAATCGGGTAGTGCGCGTATTGATGCGGATATACCTCGACTTCATCCGAATCATGCCGCAGCTCGTCCTGCTCTTTCTGGTCTACTTTGGCCTCGCTCGCGTTGCGAGCATCAACTTGTCTGGCGCTGCTTCCGCCGTGGTGGTTTTCACCCTGTGGGGAGCGGCAGAGATGGGCGACCTCGTTCGCGGTGCACTCATATCCATTCCGCGCCACCAGTACGAAAGCGCGGAAGCACTAGGTATGAACCACGCCCAAACGTATCGATCAGTGATCCTGCCCCAAGCGGTTCGGCATCTCTTGCCGTTTTCGATCAACTTGGCCACGCGCATGATTAAGACGACCACTCTGATTGCACTGATCGGTGTGATCGAAGCGCTCAAAGTTGGCCAGCAGATCATCGACGCAAATCGTTTCGATTACCCCGATGCCGCATTGTGGATCTACGGCGTCATTTTCCTTGCATACTTCCTCATCTGCTTCCCTCTTTCACTGGGAGCACGCCGACTCGAAAAGAAATGGGCTAATTGA
- a CDS encoding amino acid ABC transporter ATP-binding protein, with protein sequence MADSFEKPVLELNGIVKIYDGERLVLDRMNLTVEKSEVIAVIGPSGCGKSTLLRCINGLEDIQGGSIALDGEVITGPKTEWNKIRERVGMVFQSYELFPHLTVIDNLLLAPLKVRKENKTEARERALGLLDRVGLADRADSFPRQLSGGQKQRVAIVRALMMRPEVLLLDEVTASLDPEMVREVLDVVAGLAADGMTMLIVTHEMQFARAIADRVIFLDAGSIVEEAPAEQFFDCPQTERAQQFLNTFTFERPKDDGSNFVI encoded by the coding sequence ATGGCAGATTCATTCGAAAAGCCGGTCCTTGAACTCAATGGGATCGTCAAGATCTACGACGGCGAACGCTTGGTTCTGGATCGCATGAACCTCACTGTGGAGAAGAGCGAGGTGATAGCCGTAATCGGACCGTCAGGCTGTGGAAAGTCCACCCTCCTGCGCTGCATTAATGGCTTAGAGGACATCCAGGGCGGTTCGATTGCGCTGGATGGCGAAGTCATAACCGGCCCGAAGACCGAGTGGAACAAAATCCGCGAACGCGTAGGAATGGTATTTCAAAGCTACGAGCTGTTCCCCCACCTAACTGTCATTGACAACCTTCTGCTTGCCCCACTCAAGGTACGCAAAGAGAACAAGACAGAAGCAAGGGAACGGGCACTCGGTCTGCTCGACCGAGTTGGGTTGGCAGACCGTGCCGATTCGTTCCCGCGTCAGCTTTCCGGTGGTCAGAAGCAGCGTGTGGCGATCGTGCGCGCCCTCATGATGCGACCAGAGGTCCTCCTCCTCGATGAGGTTACGGCCTCATTAGACCCAGAAATGGTGCGTGAAGTGCTGGATGTGGTTGCTGGTTTGGCAGCCGACGGCATGACAATGCTCATCGTCACTCATGAGATGCAATTCGCACGGGCGATTGCTGACCGAGTCATATTCTTGGACGCCGGTTCCATAGTTGAGGAAGCGCCCGCCGAACAGTTCTTTGACTGCCCACAGACTGAGCGAGCTCAGCAGTTCCTGAACACCTTCACATTCGAACGCCCGAAGGATGACGGTTCAAACTTCGTCATCTAG
- a CDS encoding collagen-binding domain-containing protein: protein MGSLAMADSDTTITKINPFEINGGFTILSRGDASLSNGELEGSVAAFGSISTEKGSPFQLKQETAGQGDFTVPLIDGTPVRILASSLGTGSFEVSNEGADSDTPEGKAVVKLVNTDGLSIEDRGFARLQRVADQNYIDLKAAPVTSEVSNYKTEQTTVEGYFTGLESTIASTNTCMSAMYAEDSATANKVTVEPSGNMVTLSGFDADKPNYVNYSDLVDENGNPLVVKLAESYVPSAAAPFVVRVEAGTTTLGKIGVEGWSSDKNAQQGYSSYILVDASAVSGSLKIAGLEMGAVWAPNADLSYGSDTTTNGQYLSKSFTSSGGGEIHQHTFKASLLCATSSPTEEPSTAAPSTDAPSTDAPSTDAPTTDAPTTDAPTTDAPTTDAPTTDAPTTDAPTTDAPTTDAPTTDAPTTDAPTTDAPTSDDPTTGTPVTTSPTTDKPKDKLPNTGANVGNMAIAGVILLLGGTALFVRSRKES from the coding sequence ATGGGTTCACTGGCCATGGCGGACAGCGATACGACAATAACCAAGATCAATCCATTCGAAATCAATGGCGGTTTCACTATCCTCTCACGTGGGGACGCGAGCCTAAGCAACGGTGAGCTTGAGGGTTCTGTGGCGGCGTTCGGTTCGATTTCCACTGAGAAGGGCTCTCCATTCCAGCTCAAGCAGGAAACGGCGGGGCAAGGTGATTTCACCGTCCCGCTCATTGATGGCACCCCCGTTCGCATCTTGGCCTCAAGTCTTGGTACGGGATCGTTTGAGGTCTCAAATGAGGGAGCCGATTCCGACACTCCTGAAGGCAAAGCGGTGGTGAAGCTTGTCAATACTGACGGCCTTTCGATTGAGGATCGCGGGTTTGCTCGCCTTCAGCGAGTTGCTGATCAGAACTACATCGACCTTAAGGCTGCCCCAGTCACTTCTGAGGTGAGCAATTACAAAACGGAACAAACCACTGTTGAAGGCTATTTCACTGGGCTTGAATCAACCATCGCCTCCACAAATACGTGCATGTCTGCGATGTACGCTGAAGATTCAGCTACTGCCAATAAGGTGACAGTGGAGCCGAGCGGCAACATGGTCACGCTCTCCGGCTTTGATGCAGACAAGCCAAATTACGTGAACTACTCGGACCTCGTCGATGAGAATGGGAATCCGTTGGTAGTGAAGCTGGCCGAAAGTTACGTTCCAAGTGCAGCCGCGCCATTCGTCGTTCGAGTGGAGGCGGGAACCACCACGCTAGGCAAGATCGGCGTGGAGGGATGGAGCTCCGACAAGAATGCTCAACAGGGTTACTCCTCCTACATCCTTGTTGATGCCTCAGCTGTTTCTGGATCTCTCAAGATCGCTGGTTTGGAGATGGGCGCTGTTTGGGCTCCGAACGCGGACCTGAGTTATGGATCTGACACGACTACGAATGGGCAGTACCTCTCCAAGTCGTTCACCAGCTCCGGTGGCGGAGAGATCCATCAGCACACGTTCAAGGCATCGTTGCTGTGCGCCACGAGTTCCCCGACGGAAGAACCGTCGACAGCTGCGCCAAGCACGGATGCACCAAGCACGGATGCACCAAGCACGGATGCTCCGACGACGGACGCTCCGACGACGGACGCTCCGACGACGGACGCTCCGACGACGGACGCACCAACGACGGATGCACCGACCACGGATGCACCAACAACGGACGCACCAACGACCGATGCACCAACGACCGATGCACCAACGACCGATGCACCAACAACGGACGCACCAACCAGTGACGATCCGACCACTGGCACGCCAGTGACAACGTCACCAACCACAGACAAACCAAAGGACAAGCTACCCAACACGGGTGCAAACGTCGGCAACATGGCGATAGCTGGAGTGATCCTGCTTCTCGGTGGCACCGCACTTTTCGTACGGAGCCGTAAGGAATCCTGA
- a CDS encoding response regulator transcription factor yields MKSSDHKDPCVLFIDDVIYTEHDPLWQSIRQAAERNPRLRVYLSSIDNPPVDTDKLPQFSVVNEDGLAFSSSQLSELAILNFPEAASGALALEKLPDCGTQLLAYPLVARQMFDEVLSTDRTSEWRLFTFAQNLAPLDSLRLVPSQVWETSIMLQTLALSSRFRRLSAQILERALHSFRGRSGVHANAEMINASHLHFYFLRLRNLPMGTPAVEHSTGQHVFDWSPPIWQDLVTSPLPSIFPIEEADLRKATLAAGHTSMELYYLLIASDFENAETIVSKNLREYLLTADPLLQSVIQRIALREVQDHPFLSLLAVAHRSPGQATRESRAAFRRVKAKLPPIHDLDSIESLRISVARVIAETLIGDRDSAYNSIHELWRQIGPNATAELYSQIFNDESLIDECESYLFLAIWVCAQLDDYAHLHQIIPFARRVLRQPRYSRNYDHAFLDAIDLLFGTSSLENTDEIFGNARILAMAHVDIGDNDGARDLTRARYRELGSQIFNTARRALVILLQAITDPHLLPSTTIAEIVEAERNDWIDWRCSPFVAAAASFAYVTRSEYASAAKVLETSVPDDWFTIVASAVLSIATENPDRAMGELSRLTSHPEMPRTQAIEAVLAAAAHAQLGNTSASNAKLASLTQLDNLGLARFAFRFLSAEDFTLLCTHRKDLPPVIANYMKVCSKDPRFKRSYVKANLTDSEHAVLVLIRGGLTNAQIAERRVVSINTVRTQVRHILRKLGAEDRQEAVAAAERQQLL; encoded by the coding sequence TTGAAATCATCCGACCACAAGGATCCGTGTGTACTGTTTATCGACGACGTAATCTACACAGAACACGATCCACTCTGGCAGTCAATTCGCCAAGCAGCCGAGCGCAATCCACGCCTACGCGTCTATCTTTCCAGCATCGATAATCCACCTGTTGACACTGACAAACTCCCTCAGTTCTCGGTGGTAAACGAAGACGGCCTTGCATTCAGTTCCTCCCAGTTGTCTGAGTTGGCAATTCTCAACTTTCCGGAAGCAGCTTCAGGTGCCCTAGCACTGGAAAAGCTGCCTGATTGCGGCACCCAACTTCTCGCCTACCCACTGGTAGCCCGGCAGATGTTTGACGAAGTACTATCCACGGATCGTACTTCTGAATGGCGTCTGTTCACTTTTGCGCAGAATCTGGCGCCATTGGACTCACTTCGGTTGGTGCCAAGCCAGGTGTGGGAAACAAGCATTATGTTACAAACCCTTGCGCTTTCAAGCCGGTTTCGCCGTCTTTCCGCCCAAATCCTTGAGCGGGCGCTTCACTCATTTAGGGGGCGTAGCGGAGTGCATGCCAATGCTGAGATGATAAACGCCAGCCATCTACACTTCTACTTTCTACGGCTCAGGAACCTTCCAATGGGAACTCCTGCAGTGGAACACTCCACTGGGCAGCACGTGTTTGATTGGTCTCCACCTATATGGCAGGATCTAGTCACCTCCCCTTTGCCATCTATATTCCCCATCGAGGAAGCAGATCTTCGCAAAGCGACTCTTGCCGCTGGTCACACGTCAATGGAGCTGTATTATCTGCTTATTGCTTCGGACTTTGAGAACGCCGAAACGATTGTTTCCAAGAATCTTCGCGAATACCTGCTCACGGCTGATCCTCTTCTCCAGTCGGTTATTCAACGCATCGCTTTGCGCGAAGTACAGGACCACCCTTTTCTTTCTCTTCTCGCAGTTGCACATAGATCACCTGGCCAGGCAACTCGGGAGTCTCGCGCAGCATTCAGGCGTGTAAAGGCAAAGCTGCCTCCCATACACGATCTTGACAGTATTGAGTCTCTGCGCATCTCAGTCGCGCGGGTAATCGCTGAGACTCTCATAGGAGACCGGGATAGTGCCTACAACAGTATTCATGAACTCTGGCGGCAAATTGGACCCAATGCTACAGCAGAACTGTATTCGCAGATCTTCAACGACGAATCGCTCATCGATGAATGCGAATCATATTTATTCCTTGCCATTTGGGTGTGCGCTCAACTTGACGATTACGCTCATCTTCACCAGATTATTCCCTTTGCACGAAGAGTCTTGCGCCAGCCTCGGTATTCCAGAAACTACGACCACGCATTCTTGGACGCTATTGACCTATTGTTTGGAACAAGCAGCCTAGAGAACACAGACGAGATCTTCGGAAACGCCCGGATTCTTGCAATGGCTCACGTCGATATTGGCGACAATGATGGCGCGAGGGACCTCACCAGGGCGCGTTACCGAGAACTTGGATCCCAAATATTCAATACGGCCCGGCGAGCCCTAGTGATTCTGCTGCAAGCCATCACCGATCCACACCTGTTACCGAGTACAACAATTGCGGAAATCGTTGAGGCGGAACGAAATGACTGGATTGACTGGCGCTGTAGCCCCTTTGTAGCCGCGGCCGCGAGTTTTGCATACGTAACCCGCAGTGAATATGCCTCAGCAGCCAAAGTCCTTGAGACTTCCGTTCCTGACGATTGGTTTACCATCGTAGCATCTGCGGTGCTCAGTATTGCAACGGAAAACCCCGACCGAGCGATGGGTGAACTCTCCCGTTTGACGTCACATCCAGAGATGCCGCGCACACAGGCAATTGAGGCAGTCCTTGCTGCGGCAGCCCATGCCCAACTGGGCAATACCAGTGCCTCAAACGCGAAGCTCGCCTCGCTAACGCAACTAGATAATCTGGGCCTTGCCAGATTCGCGTTCCGATTCCTCAGCGCCGAGGACTTCACACTTCTGTGCACCCATCGCAAGGACCTTCCACCAGTTATTGCGAACTACATGAAGGTTTGCAGCAAAGATCCACGTTTCAAGCGGTCGTATGTCAAAGCGAACCTCACAGACTCAGAGCACGCCGTACTGGTTCTTATCCGCGGTGGCTTGACCAATGCTCAGATTGCCGAACGTCGGGTGGTCAGCATCAACACCGTTCGCACTCAGGTGCGCCACATTCTCAGGAAGCTTGGAGCTGAGGACAGGCAGGAGGCAGTTGCGGCCGCAGAGCGCCAACAGCTTCTCTAG
- a CDS encoding DUF2255 family protein produces MTSWNTDQIEKIARTDDLHIAPYRADGVTPGTLTWIWSVVVDRRLFVRAYSGINGRWYASAVAQRAGIITAAGNEYQVEFTPIDEHQLGLRIDAAYNTKYAGSPYLPLMVAPGPKAASVEITPR; encoded by the coding sequence ATGACTTCGTGGAACACCGACCAAATCGAGAAGATCGCTCGAACTGACGATCTCCACATCGCCCCCTACCGTGCCGACGGAGTCACGCCCGGCACACTGACTTGGATTTGGTCGGTGGTAGTTGACAGGCGCCTGTTCGTTCGCGCATATAGCGGTATCAACGGGCGCTGGTACGCATCTGCAGTTGCGCAGCGCGCCGGGATCATCACCGCCGCTGGTAACGAATACCAGGTTGAGTTCACGCCTATTGACGAGCACCAACTGGGCTTACGCATCGACGCCGCCTATAACACCAAGTATGCGGGAAGCCCCTACCTTCCACTCATGGTTGCGCCAGGCCCAAAGGCCGCCTCAGTCGAAATCACCCCGCGATAG
- the eno gene encoding phosphopyruvate hydratase, which yields MTHPIIQSVSALEILDSRARPTVAVKLILDDGSVATAQVPSGASTGVREATELRDGDPARYAGAGVLKAVANVEGEIADVVVGRDFASLEDLDQTLINLDGTSNKARLGANAILGVSMAYARALAGATGVELVDYLPRISGQGRRLPVPCFNVLNGGVHAPNPLDFQEFMVSPVGAPDIAEAVRAGAEVYSCLRRRLADSGFATGLGDEGGFAPALHEPEEALALLVAAIEDAGYTAGRDGVAIAMDPASSEFHQNDGTYRVNGQEFSSEDMIERYALMVEKYPVWLLEDGLAQDDWDGWKALTDRLGDRIELVGDDLFCTNPAIIAEGISKGVANASLIKLNQIGTVSETLEAMRVCAGAGYRQFMSHRSGETPDTFIADLAVATGCGHIKTGAPARGERVAKYNRLIEIAANHQDLPFGLGE from the coding sequence ATGACTCATCCCATCATTCAATCTGTGAGTGCCCTAGAGATACTTGACTCTAGGGCCCGCCCCACCGTCGCTGTGAAGCTCATTCTTGATGATGGCTCCGTAGCAACAGCCCAAGTTCCTTCCGGCGCCTCAACCGGTGTGCGCGAAGCTACGGAATTGCGCGACGGCGATCCCGCGCGATACGCCGGAGCTGGCGTTTTGAAAGCCGTGGCAAACGTAGAAGGTGAGATCGCGGACGTCGTCGTCGGAAGAGATTTCGCGTCGCTCGAAGACCTAGACCAGACACTGATAAATCTGGATGGAACAAGCAACAAAGCACGTCTAGGAGCAAACGCCATACTCGGCGTCTCGATGGCATACGCGAGGGCGCTCGCGGGTGCTACGGGGGTGGAGCTCGTGGATTACCTACCGCGAATCAGCGGCCAAGGCCGGCGCCTCCCCGTTCCGTGCTTCAACGTGCTGAACGGCGGCGTCCATGCGCCAAATCCGCTCGATTTCCAGGAGTTCATGGTATCGCCTGTCGGCGCACCGGATATAGCTGAAGCAGTGCGCGCTGGCGCGGAAGTCTATAGTTGCCTCAGGCGGAGACTCGCCGATTCCGGATTCGCCACCGGGTTGGGCGACGAAGGTGGATTCGCCCCGGCACTGCACGAACCAGAGGAAGCCTTGGCGTTACTCGTGGCAGCCATTGAGGATGCGGGATACACGGCCGGGAGGGATGGCGTGGCTATCGCAATGGATCCGGCGTCTTCAGAGTTCCACCAGAACGATGGCACTTATCGCGTGAATGGGCAAGAGTTCAGCTCCGAGGACATGATCGAAAGATATGCGCTCATGGTGGAGAAGTATCCCGTGTGGCTCTTGGAGGATGGGCTTGCTCAAGACGATTGGGATGGCTGGAAGGCCCTCACAGATCGGCTTGGGGACCGCATCGAGCTGGTGGGAGACGATCTATTCTGCACAAATCCGGCGATCATTGCCGAAGGGATATCGAAGGGAGTGGCCAACGCTTCTCTCATTAAGCTCAATCAGATTGGCACAGTCTCTGAGACTCTTGAAGCAATGAGGGTGTGCGCTGGAGCTGGGTATCGCCAATTCATGTCACACAGGTCTGGCGAGACCCCCGATACGTTTATTGCGGACCTAGCAGTTGCAACAGGATGCGGGCACATCAAGACCGGGGCTCCCGCACGCGGCGAACGTGTTGCCAAATACAACCGATTGATTGAGATTGCCGCAAATCACCAGGACTTGCCTTTTGGATTAGGTGAGTAG